TCTCAGGAAGCGGCACCCGCCGCCGAAGGCATCCGGGAGGTGCTGGCCGGCAGGCAGAAGGAGTTCAGTCTCGAGTATCCGTGCCATTCGCCGGACCGGAAGCGCTGGTTCCGGCTCATGGTCGGCGCCGTCAATCTGGGAGACCGGCGGGGCGCGGTCGCGATGCATATCGACGTGACCGCCCGGAAGCTGGCGGAACTCTCGCTCGAGAACGAACATTCGAGGATCAGACGCCTGTCACAGTCGCTGCCGGGGGTGCTCTTCCGTCTCAGGCAGGACAGCGCGGACACGCTCCGGTGGGACTCGCTGAGCGAGCGGGGCTGGGACATGTTCGGGATATCTCCAGGTGCCGTGGTGGCGAGCAACAGGCTGCTTGAGAAAGTGGTGCCGCCGGCGGAGTTCCCGGGCGTACAGGCGGCATTCGAAAGACATTTCCGCAATGGGGAGCCGCTGGATATCGAGTTCCCCATTCGCTGCCGCGAAGGTGAGATACGGTGGCTGAAGGCCGTCGCGAGCATCGACACCGAGGAGGTCGCATCTACGGACCGGGTCAGCGACGGTGTCTTCCTCGACATCACCGCCGAGCGTACGGCGAGGGGGCAGCTCGAATATCTGCGGGCGCACGACCCGCTGACCGGTCTTGCCAATCGCGAGGAAGTCCAGCGCCAGTTGGAACACTATCTCGGGAGGCCAAGGGCCGAGTCGGAAACGGGTACGGCCTTGCTGCTCATCGGCATCGACCGGTTCGTTGACCTGAACCGGGCTTATGGCGGCGACGTCGGCGACGCAATCATCAAAGGGGTCGCCGATCGATTGCGCAGCAAGGTGAGATCGGCCGACCTCCTCGCCCGTATCGGCGACGACGAGTTTGCGATTCTTCAGGACGACGTGCTGGCGGACAGCGATGCGGCGACGCTGGCGACGAAGATCATCGATGCCTTTGATGAAGCTCTGTCACTTGTCGGACGCACGATCCGGCTGAGCGTCAGTGTCGGCATATCCCGGCCGCAGCCGGGGGTGGAAAGTGCGACGGAAGCACTCGGCAATGCCGGCGCCGCGCTGGAGTTGGCGCGAACCGAGGGTCCGGGCGTCTTCCGGTTTCCCGGTTCCGAGAAGACCGAACTGGATTCCCAGACGCGTGTCGCAATGCGCGACGGGCTCGCGAGCGCCATCGAGAACGAGGAGTTCGAACTCCATTTCCAACCCCGTGTCCGTGTCAAAGACGGCAAGATAACGGGAGCGGAGGCGCTGCTGCGGTGGGCCCATCCCACATTCGGTCTTCAGTCCCCTGCCAAGTTCATCCCCGTTGCCGAACGGTCAGGGCAGATTATCCAGATCGGCCAATGGGTCCTTCAGGAGGCATGCCGCCTGACCCGGGAATGGATCGATGCCGGCCATTCGGACATCCGCGTGTCCGTCAATGCGTCAGCAGTCCAGCTCCGTCGGACCGATTTTCCGACGAGCGTGGAAAAGGCCCTCTCGGAACACGGATTGCCGCCGGAAGCGCTGGAAATCGAGATGACGGAAAGCGCAGCCCTCGATCCTGGCTTCGGCGAGGCAATCGGCCGCTTGCGCGAGCTTGGCGTTTCGATCGCCATCGACGATTTCGGCACCGGCTATTCGTCTTTCAGCTATGTCAGACGCTTCCAGATCGATGTCATCAAGATCGATCAGTCATTCGTCCGGAACTTGCTGAACACCGAAGAAGATCGGGCCATTGCCAAGGCCATCATCGACATGGCTCGCGCGCTCGGCATCTCCACCACGGCCGAAGGCGTCGAGCGGGCTGAAGAAGTGGATGTGCTGCGGCGGCTCAACTGCGACGAAATTCAAGGCTACTACTTTGCGCCGCCGATGACCGCGGAGGACTTCGTGTGGTTCCTGACGGAGGGCGCAACGCAGATCAGGGCGAAATTCGAGGCCATAGCGGACAATCCAGCGCGGCCGGAAATGCAAGCTGCCAATGAACGGTGACATCATGCAGGGCAAGGCGGCGACAGGCATGGTCGGGGTCGACGAGATACTTGGCGGCGGTTTGCCCCGGGGCCGCCCGACCCTGGTTGCCGGCGATGCCGGCGCCGGCAAGACGATATTCTGCCTGCAGACCCTGCAGCACGGCGCCGTCTCTTGCGGTGAGCCAGGCCTCTATCTGTCTCTCGAGGAGCAGAGCGGCGAATTGAAGCGAACCGTCGATGCCTTTGACTGGGGGGGGGCGTCCGACGATCTCCATTTCCATGACGCGCTGATCGACATGGATTTCGAGACAATGGGCGGTTTCGATCTCACCGGCCTGATCGGCATTCTGGAGCACCTGTGTGAGCGGCACGGAATACGCCGCGTCGTCATCGACGGCATCGACACTCTGCTGGATCGCATCGAGGCCTCGGCCGGCGCGGAGCGGGAACTCGGCCGGCTGTTGCAATGGGCGCGGCGGAGCGACGCCGTCGTTCTCCTGACCGCGAAGCTGAAGAGCCGGAACGGCCGGTTCGAGGACATCTACGAATCCATGTTCTTCGGTGCCGATTGCGCGCTGCGTCTGGAGCGCCGACAGACAGGACGGATGTCGCAGAGAACCCTGTGGGTCGCGAAATACCGTGGTTCCGGACACGGCGAGAACGCCTATCCGTTCGTCATTTCGGAGAAGGGCATCACGTCCCTCTATCTCGGCCCCGGCATGATCCCCCAGCCGCGCGGCGCGCGGGAGCCGGTCTCGACGGGCGTCAGCGGCCTCGACGAGATGCTGAAGGGGGGCTTTCCGGCAGGCAGCGTGAGCCTCTATACCGGCGCTCCGGGGACCGCGAAGACCACATTGACCGGCGCGTTCATCGAGGCGGCTTGCGAGCGCGGTGATCGGGCGCTCCTGATCCTGTTCGACGAGTTTGGCGAACACGTCGTCAGGCATCTGAATTCCGTCGGCATCGATCTCCAGCCCCATATCGACTCCGGCCTTCTGCGTGTCGAATACGTGATCGGCGGCAGCGCCGGGGTCGATCACCACGCCGCCAGCATTCGGGCCCGGATCGACGAACATCGCCCCGACGTCATCGCGATTGATCCCCTTTCCTCGCTGACCAAGGCGTTCGAGAGCGATATGGCCTGGCCCGCAGTCGAGTATGTCCTGCATGCGGTCCGGATGAGCGGAGCGACCGCGGTACTCACCTCGCTCACCGAGGGCGGCCAGGACGAATCGAGCACCGCACACGTTTCGACGATCGCCGACAATTGGATCCACGTGGCCTACGGCATCCGGGGGGCCGAGCGGAACCGTGTGCTGACCATCGTGAAGGCCCGTGGCGTCGCGCACCGCAACGATGTCCGGGAAATGCTGTTGAGCGACGAGGGCGTCGTGCTGGCCGACGTCTACCCGATCGAAGGCGGCATGCTGACCGGTTCGACGCGGGTGGCGCGGATGCGCGCGGACCTCGAGCATGAACAGGAGAGCAGGGAGAGAGGAGCCGAATCCGCGCGACGCCAGGCCGAAACGCGCAGAGGGCTGCTTGATGAGCTGCAGCGCCTTCAGGAAGAACTCCGGCGGCTTGACGCCGATACCCGGAAGAACGGCGATGAGGGGCGCAAGCTGAGATGAGCGGCACCCCGCGCCTCCGCCTGTTCGTCACGGCCGATAGCCCGGGCTCGCTGGCGGCTCGGCGAAATCTGGAAACCATCATGGAAGCGATCGGGATCGGCATGGGCGAGGTGGAGATCGTGGACGTTCTGAAAAACCCCGCCGCCGCGCTGGAGGCCGATGTCATCGTCACTCCGGCGCTGGAGATTGTCCGCAATGACCGTCGACTGCTGATCGCCGGCCGGCTCGACGACATGGATGCCGTCCGCGCTCGCCTGGAATAGCGTTCCCGTAGCTCCGGACCCGTCCGAACCTTTCGGGACAGTCAAGCTGGAGGGCGTTTGGCCGGCGAGGATCCGACGGATCTGCGGGATCCATCATCGAACTATGGGTGCCCTGATCTTCGTGACCGCGGGGGTGCGGCTCGACCGTCAGCTGTTCCCCCGGTTGCCTGCGCTGTCAGCCGCACTTTTTCCGACGATATAGCCGAAGGTGAGCGCGGGCCCGAGGGTGATCCCCGCACCGGGATAGGCGCCGGCCATGATGGAGTTCATGTCGTTGCCGCAGGCATAGAGGCCGGGAAGGATACGGCCTTCGGGCGTCAGGACCCGGCCGCTCGCGTCGGTGGCAAGTCCCATGGTCGTGCCGATGTCGCCGGGGAAGAGCTGGATCGCGTAATAGGGACCCTGGTCGAGGGGCCGCAGGCACGGGTTCGGCTGGTTGTCGGGATCGCCCAGATAGGCCTGATAGGCGGTCGATCCCTTGCCGAATGCGGTGTCTTCGCCGGCCGCCGCGTCTTGGTTGAAAAGGCGCACCGTTTCAATGATGGCTTCTGCCGGCACCTGGATCTGCTGCGCAAGATCGCGAAGCGTTGCGCCCTTCTTCAGGTATCCGGAGCGGACATGTCTTCCGAACGGTGCCGGGAAGGGACGGACCGCACCGAGGCCGTAACGCCTGAGCGCGCGGTGATCTGCCACCAGCCAGGCCGACTTCAGTTCGTGAAGGATCATCGCGGAGACGAAGTCGTGGTAGGAAACCGCTTCGCTCACGAAGCGATGGCCGCTGGGAGTAACCGCGATCACCCCGGGTTTGGCCCGATCCAGGAAGAGATGCGGGAACGACCGTGGCCCATCCGGCCCCGGGATCAGCGAGACCGGCGCCCAGAAACCGGCATGCTTGTTGGACGTTTCGAACTTCGCGCCGATTGCGCGGGCCGCGGCGATCGCTCCGCCGGTCGCCGGCCTCGGCGACATGGAATAGTGAGCCGCGCCCTGCGCGACGTGCCCCATCGTCTGCTGCCGGAGCTCGCGGTTGGCCGGGAAACCGCCGGTCGCGAGCACAACGCCGCACCGGGCGCTGACCTCGCGGCCATCGGCGAGGACCGCGCCGGTCACCCGACCGTCGGTGACCTGGAGGCGGGCAAGAGCTGCCTCGGTGAAGATCGGAATTCCGGCCCTTATCACCGAGGCGGCCAGCCGTCCTGCGACGGCCTGGCCGAGAACGAGCCGGGCGCCCCGGTCATAGCGGGTGCGATCCTTCAGATGTCGGGCGAGCAGGCGCGCCGCATGGACGGCGGAAGCACGGCTCCGGGTCATCTTCATGAAATGGCCGATGTCGAACCGGTTCAGCATCATGCCGCCGAAGACGGTGAACTCCTTGATCGGCTGCTTCAGGCGTTTGAACTCTGCGCTCAGTTCGCGCCCGTCATAGGTCTTGGCATCCAGAACACGGCCGCCCATCGCGGCGCCCGGACTGTCGGAATGATAATCGGGGGAATAGGCCCGGTGCTCGAACTGGAGTTCGGTATTGGCCTCCATGAAGGTGACCATTTCCGGACCCGCCTCCAGGAAGGCCCGGACGAGGTCCGGCTTCAGGCGATTGCCGGCTTCGTGGGCGATGTAGCGCAGCGCGTCCTCGCGGCTGTCCTCCATCCCGGCTTCCCGCATCTTCGGATTGTCGGGAATCCAGATCGCGCCGCCGGAGATGGCGGTGGAGCCGCCGAAATGGGTGTCCTTTTCGAAGATCGCGACGGTCAGGCCGGCGTGGTGGGCGGTGAGCGCTGCGGCCATGCCGGCGGCGCCGGAGCCGAACACGACGAGGTCGTAGCTGGAAGCCGGCTCGGGGGAGGGGGCGGTCATAGCGAGGACTCTTCTCTCGGGTAGCGGCCCATCGCCCAGCCGCCGTCGACGCGCAGCGTCTCGCCGTTGACGAATCCGGCGTCGTCGCTCGCTAGGAAGGCGATGGCGCGGGCGACGTCTGCGGGCGTGCCGACCCGGCGCATCGGCGACTGGTCGACGTAGATCTGCCGGCGCCAGAGTTCGGTGCGGATGCGCTCGGCGGTCAGCGGCGTCTCGATGAGACCGGGAGCGACGGCATTCACGCGGATGCCGTAGGGGCCGTAGTCCGTCGCCATCTGCCGGGTGAGGGATGCGACCGCGCCCTTCGAGGCGGAGTAGCCCGGGCTCCTGGTGGCGCCGATCTCGGCGTAGATCGACGCGACGTTGACGATCGCCCCGCCGCCGTCGCGCATGCGGGAGACGGCGAGCCGCGACAGCCTGAAGAGGGGGATCACGTTGATGTCGAAATAGCGCCGGAAGGCAGCGTCTTCGGTCGCCTCTGCAAAGTCGCCGCCGCCGACACCGGCGTTGTTGACGAGGACGTCCAACCGTCCGGGCAGGGTGTCGAGAAGGTCGCTCACGGCGGCGTCCAGGCCGTCGTCGGTCAGGTTGATCGTGCGGGTGACCACCGGGGCCTCCGCGTCGGCGGCGAGCGCCTCCAGTCCCGCATCGTCGCGATCCAGCGCGACGACGCGCGCGCCGCGCCGGGCGAACAGGAGCGCGGTTTCCCGTCCGATCCCGGAGGCCGCACCCGTGACGATGGAAAGCTTGTCCTGAAGCGTCATGGCCGTCCTCAGATCCCGAGTGAACCGCCGAGCGAGCGGCCGCCGTCGACGAGCAGAACCTGACCGGTGACGAAGCGGGCCTTGTCGGAGGCGAGGAACGCCACCGCCTCGGCGATGTCCTCCGGTGTGCCGAGCGTGCCGCCGGGCTGCATCGCGCGCAGCCCGTCGAGGTTGGTGTCGGAGCGCGCGCGCAGCATGTCCGTCTCGATCACGCCCGGCGCAACCGCGTTGACGGTGATGCCGCGCTCGGCGAGCTCCAGAGCCAGCGAGCGGGTGAAGCCGCCGACCGCCGCCTTCGAGGTGGCGTAGTGGATGTACTGCTTCGCGCCGAGCATCGCCCGCGAGGCGATGTTCACGATGGCGCTTCCGCGCTCCATCTTCGCGGCGGCGCGCTGGCAGAGCGCGGCCATCGCCACGAGGTTGACCTCGTACATGCGGCGGAAGTCGTCGGCGGTGAGCGCATCGAACGGCTTCACGTCGAAGATGCCGGCATTGTTGACCAGCCGACGGATCGGGCCGGCGCCGTCGATGAGGGCCGCCACCGCGGCCTCGTCGGTGATGTCGAGGGTCGCCGCCGCCGCGTCTCCGCCGTCGGCGCGGATCAGCGCAACGGTCTCCTCAGCACGCTCCGCGGCGAGGTCGACCACCAGCACGCGGTCGCCGGCGCGGGCGAGCGTCTGGCAGATGGCGCGGCCGATGCCGGCACCGCCGCCGGTGACGATCGAGAGAGGGGCTTCGGTCATGGGAGGCCTTCGCGGCAGGAAGAGTCGGAAACAGAGGGGAGGGGACGGCGGACCGCCCCCTCCGGATGGCGCATCAGTTGCCGAAGCTCGACATGTCGAGCTTGCCGTAGATGTCGGAGCGGATCAGCTCGGCGACGGCCTCCGGATCGGTCCGGTCGATCTTGGCGAGCTTCTCCTTCCAGGCGGTCTGGGCGGCGAGGAAGGCGTCAATCACGCCGCTCGGATCGTCGATGCTGCGGGTCTCGACCGACTTCTGCGGCAGCTCCTCGACGAAGTTCGACTGGAACGCGTCGAGGGCGGAGGTCAGCTCCTGCGACGGCTCGATGATCTCCAGGCCGCGCTCCTCAGAGCCCTTGAGCGCCGCGTCCACGTCGGCGGCGTAGGTCACCTGGGTGCGGGCCACGCCGAGCGCCATATGGTCGAGCAGCGTCTTCTTCTGGTCCTCGGAGAGACCCTGCCAGAAGCTCGGGTTCATGACGTAGGTCGCGCCCATCACCACGCCCATCGGCAGCGTGGTCACGCTCTTGGCGACCTCCCAGAACTTGTTGCCCTTGTCCAGGTTGGTCGGGTCCGACATCGTGCAGTCGATCGAGCCGCGGCTGAGGCCGGAATAGACGTCGCCGATCGGCACGGAGACCGGCACGCCGCCGAGGCTTTCCACCCACTGGGTCTGGGCGCCGCCGGCGGTGCGGATCTTCTTGCCCTTGGCGTCGTCCGGGGTGCGGATCGGCTGCATGCAGATGAAGTTGTAGACCGGCGTGGAATAGCCGCCGACGAAGATGCCGCCGTTCTTCTTCCACTCGCCCTGGACGGACGCGTTGGTGATGCCGACCTCGGTGTAGGCGAGGGCTGCCGCGAGGGCGTCGTCGGAGGTGAAGACCAGGTCGTTGAGGACGTTGTTGACCGGCAGCTCGGAGGGCGAATAGCCCGGATAGACCACGCCGAGCTGGGCAACGCCGTCGCGGATGCCCTGCATCGTCGACTTGGCCGGCACCAGCGATCCGCTGGAATAGACCTCGAAGGCGATCTCGCCGTCGGTGTCCTTGGCGATGTCCTCCGCGAAGCGCTGGTATGGCTGCTCGTTGAGAATGTGGACCGGCGTCAGCCAGTTGGTGGCGATGTAGGTCTCCGCCGCCGCCGGCACGATGGTGAGGCTGGTCACGGCCAGCCCGGCCAGGATGCGTTTCATCGGATAGGTTCCTCCCGTTTTTCTATCTCTCCGCCGGGTTCGCCGGTCGGGGTTCGGTTGGCGGCTGCTAGTCGGCGAGGCCGGGCAGCCAGAGCGTGATCACCGGAAAGGCGACCAGAAGGGCGATGGTGAAGGCGTCTGCGAGGATGAACCACGACACGCCGCGGAAGATGGTTCCGAGCGGCATGCTCGGCCCCAGGCTGGAGCGGATCACGTAGACGTTCATGCCGACCGGCGGCGTGATCAGTCCGGTTTCCAGAAGCTTGATCGCCAGAACGCCGAACCAGATCAGGTTCACGTTCATGTCGC
The DNA window shown above is from Amorphus orientalis and carries:
- a CDS encoding SDR family NAD(P)-dependent oxidoreductase, with translation MTEAPLSIVTGGGAGIGRAICQTLARAGDRVLVVDLAAERAEETVALIRADGGDAAAATLDITDEAAVAALIDGAGPIRRLVNNAGIFDVKPFDALTADDFRRMYEVNLVAMAALCQRAAAKMERGSAIVNIASRAMLGAKQYIHYATSKAAVGGFTRSLALELAERGITVNAVAPGVIETDMLRARSDTNLDGLRAMQPGGTLGTPEDIAEAVAFLASDKARFVTGQVLLVDGGRSLGGSLGI
- a CDS encoding SDR family NAD(P)-dependent oxidoreductase → MTLQDKLSIVTGAASGIGRETALLFARRGARVVALDRDDAGLEALAADAEAPVVTRTINLTDDGLDAAVSDLLDTLPGRLDVLVNNAGVGGGDFAEATEDAAFRRYFDINVIPLFRLSRLAVSRMRDGGGAIVNVASIYAEIGATRSPGYSASKGAVASLTRQMATDYGPYGIRVNAVAPGLIETPLTAERIRTELWRRQIYVDQSPMRRVGTPADVARAIAFLASDDAGFVNGETLRVDGGWAMGRYPREESSL
- a CDS encoding FAD-dependent oxidoreductase, with product MTAPSPEPASSYDLVVFGSGAAGMAAALTAHHAGLTVAIFEKDTHFGGSTAISGGAIWIPDNPKMREAGMEDSREDALRYIAHEAGNRLKPDLVRAFLEAGPEMVTFMEANTELQFEHRAYSPDYHSDSPGAAMGGRVLDAKTYDGRELSAEFKRLKQPIKEFTVFGGMMLNRFDIGHFMKMTRSRASAVHAARLLARHLKDRTRYDRGARLVLGQAVAGRLAASVIRAGIPIFTEAALARLQVTDGRVTGAVLADGREVSARCGVVLATGGFPANRELRQQTMGHVAQGAAHYSMSPRPATGGAIAAARAIGAKFETSNKHAGFWAPVSLIPGPDGPRSFPHLFLDRAKPGVIAVTPSGHRFVSEAVSYHDFVSAMILHELKSAWLVADHRALRRYGLGAVRPFPAPFGRHVRSGYLKKGATLRDLAQQIQVPAEAIIETVRLFNQDAAAGEDTAFGKGSTAYQAYLGDPDNQPNPCLRPLDQGPYYAIQLFPGDIGTTMGLATDASGRVLTPEGRILPGLYACGNDMNSIMAGAYPGAGITLGPALTFGYIVGKSAADSAGNRGNS
- a CDS encoding bifunctional diguanylate cyclase/phosphodiesterase — protein: MMRSASEFGRRLVAGRSGNWIWVISGAAVLGYVLLTGWNLIALRQQTLEETREVAVSMARLLDQEVSLIADKIDIAQTALVWRIENAARVDGQRLYPKLSELERQLNFVQRIFVIDETGTLRADSGDPDPPGISFADRDFFAAHRDDPGREAFVGQPVTGRLTGSPNLPVTRRFANSLGEFGGVVGFALDLEAMRPALLENRPTSDTVVAIFHDDGTMLLRAPDPERVTGRSFLNYPLFKEHLPRRDAGVFLSEEQSDQVARYVAYRRVEDQPLIVAVAIGREEVLSSWRDHVGMELLKFVLLLVTVAGAGVISGRAIRAHRSVEDKLQTTLNATLVAERRHRTMLDALPANLVLLDHDGTVLLGNSNWHHFADANHYLGEDHAVGLNYLTICDNATGECSQEAAPAAEGIREVLAGRQKEFSLEYPCHSPDRKRWFRLMVGAVNLGDRRGAVAMHIDVTARKLAELSLENEHSRIRRLSQSLPGVLFRLRQDSADTLRWDSLSERGWDMFGISPGAVVASNRLLEKVVPPAEFPGVQAAFERHFRNGEPLDIEFPIRCREGEIRWLKAVASIDTEEVASTDRVSDGVFLDITAERTARGQLEYLRAHDPLTGLANREEVQRQLEHYLGRPRAESETGTALLLIGIDRFVDLNRAYGGDVGDAIIKGVADRLRSKVRSADLLARIGDDEFAILQDDVLADSDAATLATKIIDAFDEALSLVGRTIRLSVSVGISRPQPGVESATEALGNAGAALELARTEGPGVFRFPGSEKTELDSQTRVAMRDGLASAIENEEFELHFQPRVRVKDGKITGAEALLRWAHPTFGLQSPAKFIPVAERSGQIIQIGQWVLQEACRLTREWIDAGHSDIRVSVNASAVQLRRTDFPTSVEKALSEHGLPPEALEIEMTESAALDPGFGEAIGRLRELGVSIAIDDFGTGYSSFSYVRRFQIDVIKIDQSFVRNLLNTEEDRAIAKAIIDMARALGISTTAEGVERAEEVDVLRRLNCDEIQGYYFAPPMTAEDFVWFLTEGATQIRAKFEAIADNPARPEMQAANER
- a CDS encoding C4-dicarboxylate TRAP transporter substrate-binding protein, translating into MKRILAGLAVTSLTIVPAAAETYIATNWLTPVHILNEQPYQRFAEDIAKDTDGEIAFEVYSSGSLVPAKSTMQGIRDGVAQLGVVYPGYSPSELPVNNVLNDLVFTSDDALAAALAYTEVGITNASVQGEWKKNGGIFVGGYSTPVYNFICMQPIRTPDDAKGKKIRTAGGAQTQWVESLGGVPVSVPIGDVYSGLSRGSIDCTMSDPTNLDKGNKFWEVAKSVTTLPMGVVMGATYVMNPSFWQGLSEDQKKTLLDHMALGVARTQVTYAADVDAALKGSEERGLEIIEPSQELTSALDAFQSNFVEELPQKSVETRSIDDPSGVIDAFLAAQTAWKEKLAKIDRTDPEAVAELIRSDIYGKLDMSSFGN
- a CDS encoding ATPase domain-containing protein, whose amino-acid sequence is MNGDIMQGKAATGMVGVDEILGGGLPRGRPTLVAGDAGAGKTIFCLQTLQHGAVSCGEPGLYLSLEEQSGELKRTVDAFDWGGASDDLHFHDALIDMDFETMGGFDLTGLIGILEHLCERHGIRRVVIDGIDTLLDRIEASAGAERELGRLLQWARRSDAVVLLTAKLKSRNGRFEDIYESMFFGADCALRLERRQTGRMSQRTLWVAKYRGSGHGENAYPFVISEKGITSLYLGPGMIPQPRGAREPVSTGVSGLDEMLKGGFPAGSVSLYTGAPGTAKTTLTGAFIEAACERGDRALLILFDEFGEHVVRHLNSVGIDLQPHIDSGLLRVEYVIGGSAGVDHHAASIRARIDEHRPDVIAIDPLSSLTKAFESDMAWPAVEYVLHAVRMSGATAVLTSLTEGGQDESSTAHVSTIADNWIHVAYGIRGAERNRVLTIVKARGVAHRNDVREMLLSDEGVVLADVYPIEGGMLTGSTRVARMRADLEHEQESRERGAESARRQAETRRGLLDELQRLQEELRRLDADTRKNGDEGRKLR
- a CDS encoding circadian clock KaiB family protein codes for the protein MSGTPRLRLFVTADSPGSLAARRNLETIMEAIGIGMGEVEIVDVLKNPAAALEADVIVTPALEIVRNDRRLLIAGRLDDMDAVRARLE